A genomic stretch from Streptomyces sp. QL37 includes:
- a CDS encoding class I SAM-dependent methyltransferase: MHRNVRSVEDVLKLMDSLFAPGADRWTDEAGDWWDGFYADRSKPVPFFVAKPDESLVSYVDRGLVVPGRALDLGCGPGRNALWLASRGFEVDAVDLSPGAIAWAEERAEEAGADIRFRCGDAFAEGTPAGPYDLINDSGCFHHLPPHRRVSYLRLVERSLAPGGLLALTCFASGAMGSELPDSELYGPGGLQGGLAFTPESLRWIFEGMEEVELRRMRDEPAGSPCFGEDFLWAALFRKHYG; the protein is encoded by the coding sequence ATGCACCGGAACGTGCGCTCCGTCGAAGACGTACTGAAGCTCATGGACAGCCTGTTCGCGCCTGGGGCCGACCGATGGACCGACGAGGCGGGTGACTGGTGGGACGGGTTCTACGCGGACCGGTCGAAGCCGGTGCCGTTCTTCGTGGCGAAGCCCGACGAGAGCCTCGTCTCGTACGTGGATCGGGGGCTGGTCGTCCCGGGGCGCGCGCTCGATCTCGGGTGCGGTCCGGGGCGTAACGCCCTCTGGCTCGCCTCGCGCGGCTTCGAGGTGGACGCCGTCGACCTGTCGCCCGGCGCCATCGCCTGGGCGGAGGAACGGGCCGAGGAGGCGGGCGCGGACATCCGCTTCCGCTGCGGCGACGCCTTCGCCGAGGGCACGCCGGCCGGCCCGTACGACCTGATCAACGACTCGGGCTGTTTCCACCACCTGCCGCCGCACCGGCGCGTCAGCTATCTCCGGCTCGTGGAGCGGTCCCTGGCCCCCGGCGGGCTTCTCGCCCTCACCTGCTTCGCCTCCGGGGCGATGGGGTCCGAGCTGCCGGACTCCGAACTGTACGGCCCGGGAGGGCTGCAGGGCGGTCTCGCCTTCACCCCCGAATCCCTGCGCTGGATCTTCGAGGGGATGGAGGAGGTCGAACTGCGCCGGATGCGGGACGAGCCGGCTGGCTCCCCGTGCTTCGGTGAGGACTTCCTCTGGGCCGCGCTGTTCAGGAAGCATTACGGGTGA
- a CDS encoding phenylacetate--CoA ligase family protein produces MSRLPVRHYPTDLVLAVEHVQRALADDASSPVAAALKEADLLEVGGLLDADALAHALDEALGGLSQFPWRPLTDTGDVWEQTPVGRVVLDDDRAGNTLRGLLLAWAVGNDVLVRTSRPALWTTVTEALREPGFPLPAAGVAAAGAEAEGTVVVVPDLVVLSEEAVSASGELYAGAGRPGVPSVRVRLTAGQDGPQAPVADIDCRAPWFRELFTSVYLAGTSLDAARRADPGRASRMDARVRYLVGMARRTAHYRDLPRVDGVSGLASLPVLEKAALEAASLPRATGMSSGARPSGEVLRSGASSGEPRYIVYSRTDWENMVREAIPLLRALGIHPGDRVLNALVGGGLYGGLLTTSSELTRMPVEAFSAGQQVTADLMLMLVRDFSVNVLLGQPAVVLPLLREARRKDPGLRLEKVVYGGTPMTESDKTWLREELGTRSITSILAANDGAQIGYQCEGLGGTLHHVNDDYNLVEVVDEDGFPLPDGETGHLLITAMQKFEGPLIRYRIGDMGRVTERDCDCGVSGRVLEYLGRSDGLLKFKSATVHYGEIATALEEFQVSQLQAELTTREGTETLVLRTESREELDPQALKSFLAGAFPALSGDHLYDDGLRLFDLVVECHPEGGLERNPVSGKIRTVIDRRLS; encoded by the coding sequence ATGAGCCGCCTCCCGGTCCGCCACTATCCGACCGACCTCGTGCTGGCCGTGGAGCACGTCCAGCGGGCACTGGCCGACGACGCGTCGTCGCCGGTGGCCGCTGCCCTGAAGGAGGCCGACCTCCTCGAAGTCGGCGGCCTGCTGGACGCGGACGCCCTGGCCCACGCCCTCGACGAGGCGCTCGGTGGCCTGAGCCAGTTCCCCTGGCGTCCGCTCACCGACACCGGCGACGTCTGGGAGCAGACACCGGTGGGCCGTGTCGTCCTCGACGACGACAGGGCGGGAAACACGCTGCGGGGGCTGCTGCTGGCCTGGGCGGTGGGCAACGACGTTCTCGTCCGTACCTCCCGGCCCGCCCTGTGGACCACGGTGACCGAGGCGCTGCGCGAGCCGGGGTTCCCGCTGCCCGCGGCCGGGGTGGCCGCGGCCGGGGCCGAGGCGGAGGGCACTGTCGTCGTGGTCCCCGACCTGGTGGTGCTCAGCGAGGAAGCGGTGTCCGCCTCGGGTGAGCTGTACGCGGGAGCCGGGCGTCCCGGGGTCCCGTCGGTGCGGGTCAGGCTGACGGCCGGTCAGGACGGCCCGCAGGCGCCCGTGGCCGACATCGACTGCCGGGCGCCGTGGTTCCGGGAGCTGTTCACCTCCGTCTATCTGGCCGGCACCTCGCTGGACGCCGCGCGCCGCGCCGACCCCGGCCGGGCGTCGCGTATGGACGCCAGGGTTCGCTATCTCGTCGGGATGGCCCGGCGCACGGCCCACTACCGGGACCTGCCGCGGGTCGACGGCGTATCCGGTCTGGCCTCTCTGCCCGTCCTGGAGAAGGCGGCCCTGGAGGCCGCGTCCCTGCCCCGCGCCACCGGCATGTCCAGCGGTGCCCGTCCCAGCGGCGAGGTGCTCCGCAGCGGGGCGTCCAGCGGGGAGCCGCGGTACATCGTGTACTCGCGGACCGACTGGGAGAACATGGTCCGCGAGGCGATCCCGCTCCTGCGGGCGCTGGGTATCCACCCTGGGGACCGGGTCCTCAACGCGCTGGTCGGCGGGGGTCTGTACGGCGGACTGCTGACGACGTCCAGCGAGCTGACCCGGATGCCGGTGGAGGCCTTCTCCGCCGGCCAGCAGGTCACCGCCGACCTGATGCTGATGCTGGTCCGCGACTTCTCGGTGAACGTCCTGCTGGGCCAGCCCGCCGTGGTGCTGCCCCTGCTCCGGGAGGCCAGGCGGAAGGATCCCGGTCTGCGTCTGGAGAAGGTCGTCTACGGCGGCACCCCGATGACCGAGTCCGACAAGACGTGGTTGCGGGAGGAGCTCGGTACCCGGTCGATCACGAGCATCCTGGCGGCCAACGACGGTGCCCAGATCGGCTACCAGTGCGAGGGGCTCGGCGGCACGCTGCACCACGTCAACGACGACTACAACCTCGTCGAGGTCGTCGACGAGGACGGCTTCCCCCTGCCCGACGGCGAGACCGGACACCTGCTGATCACCGCGATGCAGAAGTTCGAGGGACCGCTGATCCGCTACCGCATCGGCGACATGGGCCGGGTGACCGAACGCGACTGCGACTGCGGGGTGTCCGGACGGGTGCTGGAGTACCTCGGGCGCAGCGACGGCCTGCTGAAGTTCAAGTCGGCGACCGTGCACTACGGCGAGATCGCCACCGCCCTGGAGGAGTTCCAGGTGTCCCAGCTCCAGGCGGAGCTGACCACCAGGGAGGGCACCGAGACGCTGGTACTGCGCACCGAGTCGCGTGAGGAGCTGGATCCCCAGGCGCTGAAGTCCTTCCTCGCCGGCGCCTTCCCGGCGCTGAGCGGTGATCACCTCTACGACGACGGCCTGCGGCTGTTCGACCTGGTGGTCGAATGCCACCCGGAGGGCGGACTGGAGCGGAACCCGGTCAGCGGAAAGATCCGGACCGTGATCGACCGCCGGCTCAGCTGA
- a CDS encoding MFS transporter → MILRDTTARTMLGSMLVSSIGMGLYTLALGQTLFHHTGDAQAFAMIFALQGLGAVAVLPFSGPVVDAFDSRTVYVLCSLLRALTVGVIVVALSTGEGSVVTVVGTAAVFLAVFDNVQRTAFFKFTAHHIAGERAVAFNSLIGIAIQAGSLIGMAALGLVLMIGTATQALLVDVAVSLVAATVVSRLRAPRRESAGRLRESTLRSALPDLLRDWAGLFRRHRHEAVVFGMVLMCAGDFVYSYSLSTLVVPLVDAWHGGQPWAISALEGTLGAGMIAATFFTRHTVRLALLPLWVSLQAVIAVALAFTTTPALHYAGFFLAGFANLNAITLLLTLLQQQAGPLDKAKMASLRLLAIGGGTAALMPVLGVAARQSLTTAFLTLAALLVPFAACGFWAAFRFVPRAAGAAKDEAGTQPELTPA, encoded by the coding sequence ATGATCCTGCGGGACACCACAGCGCGCACCATGCTCGGCTCGATGCTCGTGTCGAGCATCGGTATGGGCCTGTACACCCTGGCACTCGGGCAGACGTTGTTCCACCACACCGGGGACGCCCAGGCGTTCGCCATGATCTTCGCCCTCCAGGGGCTGGGGGCGGTGGCGGTCCTCCCCTTCTCCGGGCCGGTGGTCGACGCCTTCGACTCCAGGACCGTCTACGTGCTCTGCAGCCTGCTGAGGGCTCTGACCGTGGGCGTCATCGTGGTCGCCCTGTCCACGGGCGAGGGGAGTGTCGTCACCGTGGTCGGCACGGCCGCCGTGTTCCTGGCGGTCTTCGACAACGTCCAGCGCACGGCGTTCTTCAAGTTCACCGCGCACCACATCGCGGGCGAACGTGCTGTGGCCTTCAACAGCCTGATCGGCATCGCGATCCAGGCGGGCAGCCTGATCGGGATGGCGGCACTCGGCCTGGTCCTGATGATCGGTACGGCCACCCAGGCCCTTCTGGTCGACGTGGCGGTCTCCCTGGTCGCGGCGACGGTGGTCTCGAGGCTGCGTGCCCCACGCCGGGAGTCCGCGGGACGGCTCCGGGAAAGCACCCTGCGCTCGGCGCTGCCCGACCTGCTCCGCGACTGGGCGGGCCTCTTCCGCCGGCACCGCCACGAGGCCGTGGTCTTCGGGATGGTCCTGATGTGCGCGGGCGACTTCGTGTACTCCTACAGCCTCTCCACCCTGGTGGTGCCCCTCGTCGACGCCTGGCACGGCGGGCAGCCGTGGGCCATCTCGGCTCTGGAGGGCACATTGGGAGCCGGGATGATCGCGGCGACCTTCTTCACCCGGCACACCGTGCGTCTGGCACTGCTCCCGCTCTGGGTGTCGCTCCAGGCGGTGATCGCGGTGGCGCTCGCCTTCACCACCACGCCCGCACTGCACTACGCAGGGTTCTTCCTGGCCGGCTTCGCCAACCTGAACGCCATCACCCTCCTCCTGACGCTTCTTCAGCAGCAGGCCGGCCCGCTGGACAAGGCGAAGATGGCCTCCCTGCGGCTGCTGGCGATCGGCGGCGGGACCGCCGCCCTGATGCCGGTGCTGGGTGTCGCCGCCCGGCAGTCGCTCACCACCGCCTTCCTCACCCTCGCCGCGCTGCTCGTACCCTTCGCGGCCTGCGGGTTCTGGGCGGCGTTCCGCTTCGTCCCCCGCGCCGCCGGCGCGGCGAAGGACGAGGCCGGGACGCAGCCGGAGCTGACACCCGCCTGA
- a CDS encoding TauD/TfdA family dioxygenase: MTMTAPETDAATGIRINDLTPFIGAELTGVTYEDLQDSGLWDKVSTLLHERELVVIRSLDITSEQQIELASRIGRPKPFLMAKYRHPEHEEIMISSNAKKNDMAIGVARVGNFWHQDSSYQEGAPPYTMLHGIDVPGTSGHTLYANAADVYDRLPQEWKEKIEGRTAVHTVSKRQRISEKHAGLSIAEFKALVEVEYPPVQHPLVKTDPTTGRRYVYGAPEYMERVIGFDANENEEFFALLNRLIQDPAHVYEHRWTPRDLVIWKCELTYHAATAVEPGVDRTVHRVSIEARDPWAA; encoded by the coding sequence ATGACCATGACCGCGCCCGAGACCGACGCCGCCACCGGCATCCGGATCAACGACCTCACGCCGTTCATCGGCGCCGAACTGACCGGAGTCACCTACGAGGATCTCCAGGACTCCGGGCTCTGGGACAAGGTGAGCACGCTGCTGCACGAGCGGGAGCTGGTCGTCATCCGCTCCCTGGACATCACCTCGGAGCAGCAGATCGAGCTGGCGAGCCGTATCGGCCGGCCGAAGCCCTTCCTGATGGCCAAGTACCGCCACCCGGAGCACGAGGAGATCATGATCTCCTCCAACGCCAAGAAGAACGACATGGCGATCGGTGTCGCCCGGGTCGGCAACTTCTGGCACCAGGACTCCTCCTACCAAGAGGGCGCCCCGCCCTACACGATGCTGCACGGCATCGACGTCCCCGGCACCAGCGGCCACACCCTCTACGCCAACGCGGCCGACGTCTACGACCGTCTGCCCCAGGAGTGGAAGGAGAAGATCGAGGGGCGTACAGCGGTCCACACCGTCTCCAAGCGCCAGCGCATCTCCGAGAAGCACGCGGGCCTGTCCATCGCGGAGTTCAAGGCGCTCGTGGAGGTGGAGTACCCGCCGGTCCAGCACCCGCTGGTGAAGACCGACCCCACGACCGGCCGCCGGTACGTGTACGGGGCGCCGGAGTACATGGAGCGGGTGATCGGCTTCGACGCGAACGAGAACGAGGAGTTCTTCGCCCTCCTGAACCGGCTGATCCAGGACCCGGCGCACGTCTACGAGCACCGGTGGACCCCGCGGGACCTGGTGATCTGGAAGTGCGAGTTGACGTACCACGCGGCGACCGCGGTCGAGCCGGGCGTCGACCGCACCGTGCACCGCGTGAGCATCGAGGCGAGGGACCCGTGGGCGGCATAG
- a CDS encoding 3-oxoacyl-[acyl-carrier-protein] synthase III C-terminal domain-containing protein: protein MGGIVDFDVCFPSATADIRDMHQVSGVSVADLAAITHTESFPVLADGETASGLAVRAASRLLDRLGTERSAVHEVIYTGSGEWDIPFWSPAAKVADELGIRNAHCYELTNFCNAGLTAIRLAAESTGKRPGTYTLVLLGDRLSRMVDYGDPDSKALFNFGDAGAAVLLADDNPLFRVLHSAMRTDPGWADYYQGEWRDGRVVIRRGAHRRGLASAYVDNFTRLVDETLTATGRTIGDVAWFLINQGDKGMHERLLTTLGIPAERSVFNYGRLGHMGGADTLIALDGLMEEKKLREGDLILLATSAMGFSWGVTALEYSG, encoded by the coding sequence GTGGGCGGCATAGTCGACTTCGACGTGTGCTTCCCGTCCGCGACGGCCGACATCCGGGACATGCACCAGGTCTCCGGGGTGTCCGTCGCGGACCTGGCCGCCATCACCCACACCGAGTCGTTCCCGGTCCTCGCGGACGGGGAGACGGCCTCGGGGCTGGCGGTCCGGGCCGCGTCCCGGCTGCTGGACCGGCTGGGGACCGAACGCTCCGCCGTGCACGAGGTGATCTACACGGGCTCCGGCGAGTGGGACATCCCGTTCTGGTCGCCGGCCGCCAAGGTGGCCGACGAGCTCGGCATCAGGAACGCCCACTGCTACGAGCTCACGAACTTCTGCAACGCGGGCCTGACGGCGATCCGGCTGGCGGCCGAGTCCACCGGCAAGAGGCCCGGGACGTACACGCTGGTTCTCCTCGGGGACCGGCTGAGCAGGATGGTGGACTACGGTGACCCGGATTCCAAGGCGCTCTTCAATTTCGGTGATGCGGGCGCGGCGGTGCTGCTGGCGGATGACAACCCTCTTTTCCGGGTCCTCCACTCGGCGATGCGCACCGACCCCGGGTGGGCCGACTACTACCAGGGCGAGTGGCGTGACGGCCGGGTCGTCATCCGGCGGGGCGCGCACCGCCGGGGCCTCGCCTCCGCCTACGTGGACAACTTCACCCGCCTGGTCGACGAGACCCTGACGGCGACCGGACGGACCATCGGTGACGTCGCGTGGTTCCTGATCAATCAAGGCGACAAGGGGATGCACGAGCGTCTGCTGACGACTCTCGGCATCCCCGCCGAGCGCAGCGTTTTCAACTACGGACGGCTCGGCCACATGGGCGGAGCCGACACCCTGATCGCCCTCGACGGCCTCATGGAGGAGAAGAAGCTCCGTGAGGGGGACCTGATCCTGCTGGCCACCAGTGCCATGGGATTCAGCTGGGGCGTCACAGCCTTGGAGTACTCCGGATGA
- a CDS encoding PLP-dependent aminotransferase family protein, with translation MLSFQPVPPLDTVTAPPLLLAERARHMVPSETRALFSMAAREDVVSLAGGMPSPEALPAQALRTVLGDVLGTDGPGALQYGSAQGDPVLRERICEVMAAEGVTATPDEVMVTVGSQQALDLVTRVLVDPGDTVVTEGPTYVTALSTFAAGQARVVEVAMDQDGVVPQALADAFALCAAEGRPAKFFYTVPTFHNPTGRVLGADRRREVLEICRRAGVLIVEDNPYGLLHFGEQPHRALCADAPDGVVYLGSFSKTLAPGLRVGWVRAPRALADTLVLAAESAMLSHSGLAQRAVSRFLGEWSWQGHLDAARSLYRGRRDAMLDELAVTMPDGVSWTVPEGGFFVWLTLPGRLDARAMMPRAIEGGVAYVPGSGFHTRGGARNLRLSYSYPTTSAVRQGVRRLSDVIRDEVAGAGTHGLREAVAR, from the coding sequence ATGCTCTCGTTCCAGCCGGTCCCGCCCCTGGACACGGTCACGGCCCCACCGCTGCTCCTCGCCGAGCGGGCCCGCCACATGGTGCCCTCGGAGACCAGGGCCCTGTTCTCCATGGCCGCCCGGGAGGACGTCGTCTCGCTGGCCGGGGGGATGCCCAGCCCCGAAGCACTGCCGGCCCAGGCGCTGCGCACGGTCCTCGGGGACGTGCTCGGAACCGACGGGCCGGGTGCGCTCCAGTACGGCTCCGCGCAGGGGGACCCGGTGCTGCGCGAGCGGATCTGCGAGGTCATGGCGGCCGAGGGCGTCACGGCGACCCCGGACGAGGTCATGGTCACGGTCGGATCGCAGCAGGCGCTCGATCTGGTGACCCGGGTGCTCGTGGACCCGGGCGACACGGTGGTGACGGAGGGCCCCACGTACGTCACCGCGCTGAGCACCTTCGCGGCGGGCCAGGCACGGGTGGTCGAGGTCGCCATGGACCAGGACGGTGTGGTGCCCCAGGCGCTGGCCGACGCCTTCGCCCTCTGCGCGGCCGAGGGGCGCCCGGCGAAGTTCTTCTACACGGTGCCGACCTTCCACAACCCCACCGGCCGGGTGCTCGGCGCCGACCGCAGGAGGGAGGTCCTGGAGATCTGCCGGCGGGCCGGTGTCCTGATCGTCGAGGACAACCCGTACGGGCTGCTGCACTTCGGGGAGCAGCCGCACCGGGCTCTGTGCGCCGACGCCCCGGACGGGGTGGTCTATCTGGGCTCGTTCTCCAAGACCCTCGCTCCCGGGCTGCGCGTGGGCTGGGTCCGTGCCCCGCGCGCTCTCGCCGACACGCTGGTGCTCGCCGCGGAGAGCGCGATGCTCTCCCATTCGGGACTGGCCCAGCGGGCGGTGAGCCGGTTCCTTGGCGAATGGTCCTGGCAGGGCCATCTCGACGCCGCCCGGAGCCTGTACCGCGGACGCCGTGACGCCATGCTCGACGAACTGGCCGTCACCATGCCGGACGGTGTGTCCTGGACGGTCCCCGAGGGAGGGTTCTTCGTCTGGCTGACGCTGCCGGGCCGGCTGGACGCACGCGCGATGATGCCCCGCGCGATCGAGGGCGGGGTGGCCTACGTGCCGGGTTCCGGATTCCACACCCGGGGCGGCGCGCGGAACCTCCGGCTCTCCTACTCCTACCCGACGACAAGTGCCGTCCGGCAGGGCGTGCGGAGGCTGTCGGACGTGATCCGCGACGAGGTGGCCGGAGCCGGCACGCACGGGCTGCGGGAAGCGGTGGCCCGATGA
- the hemA gene encoding 5-aminolevulinate synthase: protein MISTLAPPRAPDTYAGLRAGLDRLRAEGLYRDFVACSYLAEDRGHALHQGRRIQVWCTNDYLGMSQHQHVMNAQLTSTLRHGTGNGGSRNIAGTSEAHVELETLLAGWHAKERALIFTSGYVANVETLATLLRAAPETMVFSDALNHRSLIEGVRTSGNTKHIFAHNDLTDLELALAQQPLDRPKLIVFESVYSMDGDIAPIREICDLAERYNAQTYLDETHAIGVSGPTGAGISEAIREDRVTFVQGVFGKAVGTTGGYVAGPDVPLDYVRSHAPGFIFTTTIPRASLDATLASLAVIRSAEGAAMREELRTKAELMRRRLTEAGIGHVPAPTHLVPVLVPGGDRVKRISRRLLDEFSVYVQPINFPSVPKGGERFRVTIAPFRTEEQIDRFVEALALCLADDPS from the coding sequence GTGATCTCCACCCTTGCTCCGCCACGTGCCCCGGATACCTACGCCGGCCTCCGCGCCGGACTCGACCGGCTGAGGGCGGAAGGCCTCTACCGCGACTTCGTCGCCTGCTCCTACCTGGCGGAGGACCGGGGACACGCCCTGCACCAGGGGCGCCGTATCCAGGTGTGGTGCACCAACGACTACCTGGGCATGAGCCAGCACCAGCACGTCATGAACGCCCAGCTCACCTCGACCCTGCGCCATGGGACGGGCAACGGAGGTTCGCGGAACATCGCGGGCACCAGCGAGGCGCACGTGGAACTGGAGACGCTCCTCGCCGGCTGGCACGCCAAGGAGCGGGCGCTGATCTTCACCAGCGGCTACGTCGCCAACGTGGAGACGCTGGCCACACTGCTGCGGGCGGCGCCGGAGACCATGGTGTTCTCGGACGCCCTCAACCACCGTTCCCTGATCGAGGGGGTACGGACCTCGGGCAACACCAAGCACATCTTCGCCCACAACGACCTGACCGACCTCGAACTGGCGCTCGCCCAGCAGCCGTTGGACCGACCGAAGCTGATCGTATTCGAGTCCGTGTACTCGATGGACGGCGACATCGCGCCGATCCGTGAGATCTGCGACCTGGCCGAGCGGTACAACGCACAGACCTACCTGGACGAGACCCATGCGATCGGGGTCTCCGGACCCACGGGCGCCGGTATCAGCGAGGCGATCCGTGAGGACCGGGTCACCTTCGTCCAGGGCGTGTTCGGCAAGGCGGTGGGCACCACCGGCGGGTATGTCGCCGGTCCCGACGTCCCGTTGGACTACGTACGCTCGCACGCCCCGGGGTTCATCTTCACCACGACCATCCCCCGGGCCTCCCTGGACGCCACCCTGGCGAGCCTGGCCGTCATCCGCAGCGCCGAGGGCGCCGCGATGCGGGAGGAGCTGCGCACCAAGGCGGAGCTGATGCGCCGCCGGCTCACCGAGGCGGGCATCGGCCATGTGCCTGCCCCCACGCACCTCGTCCCGGTCCTGGTTCCGGGCGGTGACCGCGTGAAGCGGATATCGCGCCGGCTGCTGGACGAGTTCTCCGTCTACGTTCAGCCCATCAACTTCCCGTCGGTGCCGAAGGGCGGCGAGCGCTTCCGCGTGACCATCGCCCCGTTCCGCACGGAAGAGCAGATCGACCGGTTCGTCGAGGCGCTCGCACTGTGCCTCGCGGACGACCCCAGCTGA
- a CDS encoding NADP-dependent oxidoreductase, translated as MSQTARSVQQVSRPRGRPTGAEFVFTEEPVPVPRRGTALVENELLSVDPYMRENMDAGWDLSAPLEGRSIGRVTDSRTPGLEEGDLVFHRQGWRTHAVVSPEDVRVLPQTPGVPPETYLGILGGTGLTAYVALSRIARLAPGETVYISAAAGGVGSAAGQLARLMGAGRVVGSTGSPAKVRLLTGELGFDAAFDHREGRLAEQLAKAAPDGIDVYVDNVGGEHLEAAIGAMREFGRIAWCGAISQYDAAEPPPAPRNLFDLVERSVRLEGFLVRNHRDKQDELEQLLLPALASGAVTDRHTVTEGFDRIVDAFLGMLAGGNTGKATVRVVGS; from the coding sequence ATGTCTCAGACCGCCCGATCCGTTCAGCAGGTCAGCCGCCCCCGTGGCCGGCCGACCGGTGCCGAGTTCGTCTTCACCGAGGAGCCGGTGCCCGTACCGCGGCGCGGCACCGCGCTCGTCGAGAACGAGCTCCTCTCCGTGGACCCGTACATGCGGGAGAACATGGACGCCGGGTGGGACCTGTCGGCCCCGCTGGAGGGCCGCTCCATCGGCCGGGTCACCGACTCCCGCACCCCCGGACTGGAAGAGGGCGACCTGGTCTTCCACCGCCAGGGCTGGCGCACCCACGCCGTGGTGAGCCCCGAGGACGTACGCGTCCTGCCGCAGACGCCCGGAGTACCGCCCGAGACCTACCTCGGCATCCTCGGCGGCACCGGCCTCACCGCCTATGTGGCGCTCAGCCGCATCGCCCGGCTCGCCCCCGGGGAGACGGTCTACATCTCCGCCGCGGCGGGCGGCGTGGGCAGTGCGGCGGGGCAGCTGGCGCGGCTGATGGGTGCCGGCAGGGTGGTCGGCAGCACCGGCTCCCCCGCGAAGGTCCGCCTCCTCACCGGGGAACTGGGCTTCGACGCGGCGTTCGACCACCGCGAGGGCCGGCTCGCCGAACAGCTGGCGAAGGCGGCGCCCGACGGGATCGACGTGTACGTCGACAACGTGGGCGGCGAGCACCTGGAGGCCGCGATCGGGGCGATGCGTGAGTTCGGGCGGATCGCCTGGTGCGGCGCGATCTCCCAGTACGACGCGGCGGAGCCGCCCCCCGCGCCACGCAATCTCTTCGACCTGGTGGAGAGGAGCGTCCGGCTGGAAGGCTTCCTCGTACGCAACCACCGTGACAAGCAGGACGAGTTGGAGCAGCTGCTGCTGCCCGCGCTCGCCTCCGGCGCGGTCACGGACCGGCACACGGTGACGGAGGGCTTCGACCGGATCGTCGACGCCTTCCTCGGGATGCTGGCCGGCGGCAACACCGGCAAGGCGACGGTCCGGGTGGTGGGGTCATGA
- a CDS encoding hydrolase yields MSLWTSLEPASTTVDPGGSATVRLRLRNTGDVVEEYRFEAVGSPAPWTAVEPQSLRLYPGTTGTVDLTFAPPRTPDATAGPNPYAVRIVPTEHPEATTVPEGNVTVTPFTEMRAELIPPTVKGRFRGRPRLAVDNLGNTKLTASVNGSDNGDQLSYDVHPGNVQIEPGRAAFVKTTLRPRQIIWFGSAEQRPYTLAVQRSGATPLDVEGTYVQRGFLPGWLLAFLGLFLALAVTFVTLWIAYKPQVRSAATEKLQEAGVSTLPPSPSPSTGAPKAPSAEATAPPAAPQVTDGAGAGGGGSEEEETKAPERTAATAVRQLAAKDPGGRHICYRVYTADKGWTDAVCDGETAGAAGEGVPLTAVNIAVAGTNGTSGGAFIADPASTKGEGHFPEPWSNAADGIDNYVGGTKKGAPDLMGFTISVDAGKGAVCQSAYVNSDDWLGLACDDPGNGLEFTYVGTHDNKSWIEAVRLTV; encoded by the coding sequence GTGAGCCTCTGGACTTCCCTTGAGCCCGCCTCCACGACCGTGGACCCGGGTGGCAGTGCGACCGTGCGGCTGCGCCTTCGTAACACCGGTGACGTGGTGGAGGAGTACCGCTTCGAGGCGGTGGGCTCTCCCGCACCCTGGACCGCCGTGGAACCGCAGTCGCTGCGGTTGTACCCGGGGACGACGGGAACGGTGGATCTGACGTTCGCTCCGCCGCGTACGCCGGACGCGACAGCGGGGCCGAATCCGTACGCGGTGCGGATCGTACCGACGGAGCATCCGGAGGCGACGACGGTTCCGGAGGGGAACGTCACCGTCACTCCGTTCACGGAGATGCGGGCGGAGTTGATACCCCCGACGGTGAAGGGCCGTTTCCGTGGCCGTCCGCGACTGGCGGTGGACAACCTGGGCAACACGAAGCTGACGGCTTCGGTGAACGGCAGCGACAACGGCGATCAGCTGTCGTACGACGTGCACCCGGGCAACGTACAGATCGAGCCGGGACGTGCGGCGTTCGTGAAGACGACGCTGAGGCCACGGCAGATCATCTGGTTCGGGTCGGCGGAGCAGCGGCCCTACACCCTGGCCGTGCAGCGGTCGGGGGCGACGCCGCTGGACGTGGAAGGCACGTATGTGCAGAGGGGTTTCCTGCCGGGCTGGCTGTTGGCCTTCCTCGGTCTCTTCCTGGCACTGGCGGTCACGTTCGTGACGCTGTGGATCGCCTACAAGCCCCAGGTCCGCAGCGCCGCCACCGAGAAGCTCCAGGAGGCCGGCGTCAGCACGCTGCCGCCCTCTCCCTCACCGTCCACCGGCGCGCCGAAGGCACCGTCCGCCGAGGCGACGGCCCCTCCGGCCGCGCCCCAGGTGACGGACGGAGCGGGGGCGGGGGGCGGCGGTTCCGAGGAGGAGGAGACCAAGGCCCCGGAGAGGACCGCTGCGACCGCCGTCCGGCAGCTGGCCGCGAAGGACCCGGGCGGACGGCACATCTGCTACCGGGTGTACACGGCGGACAAGGGCTGGACCGACGCCGTGTGCGACGGCGAGACGGCGGGCGCGGCGGGCGAGGGAGTGCCGCTCACGGCCGTCAACATCGCCGTGGCCGGAACCAACGGCACATCCGGCGGCGCCTTCATCGCCGACCCCGCGTCGACCAAGGGCGAGGGGCACTTCCCCGAGCCGTGGTCGAACGCCGCCGACGGCATCGACAACTACGTGGGCGGCACCAAGAAGGGCGCCCCGGACCTGATGGGGTTCACGATCAGCGTCGACGCCGGCAAGGGTGCCGTCTGCCAGTCCGCCTACGTCAACAGCGACGACTGGCTCGGCCTGGCATGCGACGATCCCGGGAACGGGCTCGAATTCACCTACGTCGGCACCCATGACAACAAGTCGTGGATCGAGGCGGTCAGGCTCACGGTGTGA